In Choristoneura fumiferana chromosome 4, NRCan_CFum_1, whole genome shotgun sequence, the sequence NNNNNNNNNNNNNNNNNNNNNNNNNNNNNNNNNNNNNNNNNNNNNNNNNNNNNNNNNNNNNNNNNNNNNNNNNNNNNNNNNNNNNNNNNNNNNNNNNNNNNNNNNNNNNNNNNNNNNNNNNNNNNNNNNNNNNNNNNNNNNNNNNNNNNNNNNNNNNNNNNNNNNNNNNNNNNNNNNNNNNNNNNNNNNNNNNNNNNNNNNNNNNNNNNNNNNNNNNNNNNNNNNNNNNNNNNNNNNNNNNNNNNNNNNNNNNNNNNNNNNNNNNNNNNNNNNNNNNNNNNNNNNNNNNNNNNNNNNNNNNNNNNNNNNNNNNNNNNNNNNNNNNNNNNNNNNNNNNNNNNNNNNNNNNNNNNNNNNNNNNNNNNNNNNNNNNNNNNNNNNNNNNNNNNNNNNNNNNNNNNNNNNNNNNNNNNNNNNNNNNNNNNNNNNNNNNNNNNNNNNNNNNNNNNNNNNNNNNNNNNNNNNNNNNNNNNNNNNNNNNNNNNNNNNNNNNNNNNNNNNNNNNNNNNNNNNNNNNNNNNNNNNNNNNNNNNNNNNNNNNNNNNNNNNNNNNNNNNNNNNNNNNNNNNNNNNNNNNNNNNNNNNNNNNNNNNNNNNNNNNNNNNNNNNNNNNNNNNNNNNNNNNNNNNNNNNNNNNNNNNNNNNNNNNNNNNNNNNNNNNNNNNNNNNNNNNNNNNNNNNNNNNNNNNNNNNNNNNNNNNNNNNNNNNNNNNNNNNNNNNNNNNNNNNNNNNNNNNNNNNNNNNNNNNNNNNNNNNNNNNNNNNNNNNNNNNNNNNNNNNNNNNNNNNNNNNNNNNNNNNNNNNNNNNNNNNNNNNNNNNNNNNNNNNNNNNNNNNNNNNNNNNNNNNNNNNNNNNNNNNNNNNNNNNNNNNNNNNNNNNNNNNNNNNNNNNNNNNNNNNNNNNNNNNNNNNNNNNNNNNNNNNNNNNNNNNNNNNNNNNNNNNNNNNNNNNNNNNNNNNNNNNNNNNNNNNNNNNNNNNNNNNNNNNNNNNNNNNNNNNNNNNNNNNNNNNNNNNNNNNNNNNNNNNNNNNNNNNNNNNNNNATAAAAATTAAGAAGCTAGAAAAAACACGCGCGCTCAGTTCGAGATCCCGCCATTCATATATTATTTCGTTAATTATGAACGTTCTTTACGCCGTCATGCACTTGTCTATGGATGGAGAAAAAACATTCACATGGCAAACAGAAACTTACTTCTACTGTActtgttttaaatattcaaacgaatCTAAAACACGCTGTTGCATTAAACTCTTTAACCCAAATAGGgtttttttcctttaaaataatattggtTATGAAGTAAATAAAGTATTGCAGGCAATAAAAGACAACTCCTATATTTTATTACTGGCCATCTTACAcgaaaatatttgacacaaaaaaagtataattacAAATGGCGTTTACGTAGAATAGACAGATGTGTTCACGGCCACGATGGGCGATGATTCTTTGATATTACGAGAAGATGGTTATATACGTATGAACTTTCCTGTTACTTCTTTAACGTATCACAGTAACTTGAATATAATTTTGGTGAAGACCGACGTTGGTGGTGTACACGTTTTGGATGTCAATTCTGGTGTGATTCTTCAATCGTCTTGTCTATCAGCGGGTAAGTCACGATTTCTGATGCTTATTATGTGTGTACATAGAATTCCATTCTTTCATCGCCGCTGTCTATGTATAATTAGTGACTTTAGAAGGAATTTAATATCTTCGCATTCATTTATGCGTGCGGAGTTGCCCTACATTGTTTCGCTTGACAGTTCGTTATAAACAATAATTAGTGCTTTGAGTGAGATTGGTTTATTGCGGTGTTTGCAGATGATGGGGGTACATTGGGGGTGGAGTACGCGTCGGGCGCGGACCGAGTTTTCGTCTGGGACAGCAGCGGCGTGGGCGCGCGGACCGACTACAACGGAGTCCTATTGCTGCACACGGCGCTCCAGCGCCCGCTGCCATCCTCGCAACCcgataaaataataagaatagaACTTGTCCTCTCAGAGGTAAGCACAAAATATACAGACATTTTTGCTGTAACAATCTTAAATAATTAGATAGCATGAAAAGGGCTTTGTTGTTTCTAGATAAGTATAGTGAATCATTATTCCTTAGGCAATGGGATTGTGTTCTAATTT encodes:
- the LOC141427081 gene encoding dual E2 ubiquitin-conjugating enzyme/E3 ubiquitin-protein ligase BIRC6-like yields the protein MGDDSLILREDGYIRMNFPVTSLTYHSNLNIILVKTDVGGVHVLDVNSGVILQSSCLSADDGGTLGVEYASGADRVFVWDSSGVGARTDYNGVLLLHTALQRPLPSSQPDKIIRIELVLSEVSTKYTDIFAVTILNN